The following are encoded in a window of Shewanella psychrotolerans genomic DNA:
- a CDS encoding chemotaxis protein — protein MTQKAPHINQYHVIAAVVAAELNHTLSYCKQINLTASNAQATSARIGNAALGFKALTGFIDDLACYTMKAATDINALAHQASLLATKKTRTSAALKHFQLAQQKAKHAKYATTINAAVKTAQLNHIEQTQRFRHLITKMETQLVELKRNLRTANILASICRIEACRVDVTNQTIFNDVANRVDNLASLIRQRVDYAITLFNDSDDSAN, from the coding sequence ATGACACAAAAAGCCCCCCATATAAACCAATATCATGTTATCGCTGCAGTGGTCGCTGCAGAGTTAAATCACACCCTAAGTTACTGCAAACAAATTAATTTAACCGCAAGTAATGCCCAAGCGACCTCGGCTCGAATCGGTAATGCCGCATTAGGGTTTAAAGCACTTACAGGCTTTATCGACGATTTGGCTTGTTACACCATGAAAGCGGCAACCGACATCAATGCGCTTGCCCATCAAGCCAGTCTTTTAGCCACCAAAAAAACCAGAACAAGCGCAGCATTAAAACATTTTCAACTTGCACAGCAAAAAGCCAAGCACGCAAAGTATGCCACCACCATTAATGCCGCGGTGAAAACGGCTCAATTAAACCATATCGAACAAACACAGCGTTTTAGACATTTGATAACCAAAATGGAAACCCAACTTGTAGAGCTTAAACGCAATCTAAGAACCGCCAACATTCTTGCTTCGATTTGCCGAATAGAAGCTTGTCGAGTAGACGTGACTAATCAAACGATTTTTAACGATGTCGCAAACCGAGTCGATAACTTAGCAAGTTTAATAAGACAAAGAGTCGACTATGCCATCACGCTATTTAATGACTCTGACGATAGCGCCAATTAA
- a CDS encoding GNAT family N-acetyltransferase has translation MNSQSQSGYLTGKLVVLEPMQPEHIPALSIAVSDGNLWELWYTSAPHPDEMKHYVDEALAGEKRGEVLAFVVRDRFSGLVVGTTRIMSWDQANRRLEIGHTWYAKRAQRTGINSETKYLLLSYAFEVLDVMAVEFRTHWHNQRSREAISRLGAKQDGVLRNHRLLKDGTVRDTVVYSIIESEWPSVKQNLLYRMKQFELNR, from the coding sequence ATGAATAGTCAGTCACAATCAGGTTATCTAACGGGCAAATTAGTTGTTCTAGAGCCGATGCAACCTGAGCACATTCCTGCGTTGTCGATTGCGGTTAGTGATGGGAATTTATGGGAGTTGTGGTATACCAGTGCCCCTCATCCTGATGAGATGAAACACTATGTCGATGAAGCCCTTGCTGGCGAAAAGCGCGGTGAAGTATTAGCTTTTGTCGTTAGGGATAGGTTTTCTGGGCTGGTGGTAGGTACGACTCGTATCATGTCGTGGGATCAGGCCAATCGTCGTTTGGAGATTGGACATACTTGGTATGCAAAGCGTGCTCAGCGAACAGGTATCAATAGTGAGACAAAATATTTGTTGCTCAGCTATGCTTTTGAAGTGCTTGATGTTATGGCTGTGGAGTTTCGGACTCACTGGCACAATCAACGATCTCGCGAAGCAATATCGCGTTTAGGTGCCAAACAAGACGGTGTCTTACGTAATCATCGCCTTTTGAAAGATGGTACGGTTCGCGATACTGTTGTGTATTCAATTATTGAGTCGGAATGGCCGTCGGTGAAGCAAAATTTACTTTATCGAATGAAACAGTTTGAGCTAAATCGATAA
- a CDS encoding GNAT family N-acetyltransferase — protein sequence MSGEIRRVTLDDVDVVAQLFDEYRQFYHQQSNVQLATKFISTRLANRDSIIFVALDNQGSGLGFCQLYPSFSSISAQSMLILSDLYVTQHARCVGLGRRLMNTAIEYAKAKHVKTIFLETHQQNHQAQALYESLGFVQEKEFLSYNLDIE from the coding sequence ATGTCGGGTGAAATTAGACGAGTCACGTTGGACGACGTTGATGTTGTGGCTCAACTATTTGACGAGTATCGTCAGTTTTATCATCAGCAAAGTAATGTGCAGTTAGCTACTAAGTTCATTTCAACGAGGCTGGCTAACCGTGATTCAATCATTTTTGTCGCACTCGACAACCAAGGTTCAGGTCTCGGTTTTTGTCAGTTATACCCTTCCTTTAGCTCTATTTCGGCTCAGTCTATGCTTATACTCAGCGACCTCTATGTTACTCAACACGCCCGTTGTGTTGGTTTAGGGCGACGCTTAATGAATACGGCTATTGAATACGCTAAAGCTAAACATGTGAAGACGATTTTTTTGGAAACCCATCAGCAGAATCATCAAGCGCAAGCCTTGTATGAGTCATTAGGTTTTGTTCAAGAAAAAGAATTTTTGAGTTATAACCTTGATATTGAGTGA
- a CDS encoding ABC transporter ATP-binding protein: MINVKRLVKSYQMGDSPVLALRGVDFSIKANEFVAIMGPSGSGKSTLMNIIGCLDKPSSGNYSLNGQEVSLLDDDALSAVRNKEIGFVFQSFHLLPRMSALQNVLLPLRFGEHDPNSLEYAQSLLARVGLAERQDHRPNQLSGGQRQRVAIARALVNRPTILLADEPTGALDSKTSVEIMDLFTELHQAGQTIILVTHEEEVAAYAQRIIRMRDGDIVEIEERGEHAA, translated from the coding sequence ATGATTAATGTAAAAAGATTGGTTAAATCTTACCAGATGGGAGATTCGCCAGTGCTTGCACTGCGTGGTGTCGATTTCTCAATTAAAGCAAATGAATTTGTGGCCATTATGGGACCCTCAGGTTCGGGGAAATCGACCTTAATGAATATTATAGGCTGTTTAGATAAGCCTAGTAGCGGTAACTATAGTCTCAATGGGCAAGAGGTTAGCTTGCTCGATGACGATGCATTGTCTGCGGTACGAAATAAGGAGATAGGCTTTGTGTTTCAAAGCTTTCACTTACTGCCAAGAATGAGTGCTTTACAAAATGTACTGTTACCGCTTCGCTTTGGTGAACATGATCCCAATAGCCTTGAGTATGCACAATCTTTACTGGCACGCGTTGGTTTAGCTGAGCGACAAGATCATCGCCCCAATCAACTATCTGGTGGCCAACGTCAGCGGGTTGCCATTGCTAGAGCTTTGGTCAATCGCCCAACCATACTATTAGCCGATGAACCCACTGGAGCATTAGACAGTAAGACCTCGGTTGAGATCATGGATCTGTTTACCGAACTTCATCAAGCGGGTCAAACCATTATTCTGGTCACCCATGAGGAGGAGGTCGCGGCCTATGCACAGCGGATTATTCGCATGCGTGATGGTGATATTGTGGAGATTGAAGAGCGAGGTGAACATGCCGCGTAA
- a CDS encoding HlyD family secretion protein, which yields MPRKPLSWRRSIGLLMALVITPVMASDQAEPIPLLLTGKISSVHSQTFTVPKAGDAWRYQIQWMLPEGTLAKLGQSVVIFDKSQLTNQIEQLEASLLRVTAQEQSTSLELNGAVLQAQFDLKQRTLEVEKAQLDAEVPAQYIAAKEYAENQFKLMQAKTEQTKAKQALTEALDKQKASQQQLAIDKQKAKLELSQALQGIEQLELTAQLEGPILYERDPWSDKKYGVGDTVQIGRQVATIPALDKLEVVAWVNEVDVDRLHLQQKVSLRLDAQSDVTFFGSVASVGKQAMSQPAWGRSKWFKVGINFDKDTAQIELVPGMSVLIATKELTDE from the coding sequence ATGCCGCGTAAACCCCTTTCTTGGCGCCGCAGCATTGGCTTGTTGATGGCACTTGTTATCACGCCTGTGATGGCAAGTGATCAAGCTGAGCCGATCCCATTGTTGCTTACTGGGAAAATTAGCTCGGTGCATTCGCAAACCTTTACTGTTCCAAAAGCCGGCGATGCTTGGCGATATCAAATACAGTGGATGCTACCAGAAGGAACCTTGGCCAAGCTAGGTCAAAGTGTGGTGATTTTTGATAAGAGTCAGTTGACTAATCAGATAGAGCAACTCGAAGCAAGTTTACTTAGAGTCACCGCACAAGAGCAAAGTACCTCGTTAGAGCTCAATGGGGCGGTGCTGCAAGCGCAGTTTGATCTCAAGCAAAGAACGCTTGAGGTTGAAAAAGCGCAGCTGGACGCCGAAGTACCAGCGCAATATATTGCGGCTAAAGAATATGCTGAGAATCAGTTCAAACTGATGCAAGCGAAGACTGAGCAGACTAAAGCGAAACAAGCATTAACTGAAGCACTCGATAAGCAAAAAGCCAGCCAGCAGCAATTAGCAATTGATAAACAAAAAGCAAAGTTGGAGTTATCTCAAGCGCTTCAAGGGATTGAACAGCTCGAGTTAACCGCTCAGTTGGAGGGGCCTATTTTATATGAACGCGATCCTTGGTCAGATAAAAAATATGGCGTAGGCGATACGGTTCAGATTGGTCGTCAAGTGGCCACCATTCCGGCCCTCGATAAACTTGAGGTTGTTGCTTGGGTCAATGAGGTCGATGTTGATCGTTTACATCTGCAACAAAAGGTCAGCTTGCGTCTAGATGCTCAGTCGGACGTGACTTTCTTTGGCAGCGTTGCGTCAGTGGGTAAACAAGCAATGTCTCAGCCAGCATGGGGCCGTAGTAAATGGTTTAAAGTTGGGATTAATTTTGATAAGGACACGGCGCAGATCGAGCTAGTGCCTGGGATGAGTGTGTTGATCGCAACCAAGGAATTAACAGATGAGTAG
- a CDS encoding efflux RND transporter periplasmic adaptor subunit, which translates to MSRHLGLSPAHWCGLLCGLMLGGCGQHAVTQVEEGVLIQQVEVTGELVSADTVSMKPPAISRVWQYQVKQLAPEGSAVAKGDVVARLDTSELTQRLSVSAAQLAATKQDIETSKLRNAKRLEQLKLDLAEAKMNAEKAERKFKLSDETVALIEKEKYQRDAEIAKDRVGLIINKIALESKGAEQRQAMLAGDEQKFASEVAALESGIASMTLKAPRAGMVVYGNDPQGNKIKEGQSVFAGDAVLSIPDLSHMQVNMTVPEVEAQRVKLGQAIKIRLDANPERVFHGKIVELGAVFRNKNQEVPLVVFDAVASIDDPDSELMRPGMTAKIAIDIAKDTPSLLVATEAVSFEAGQAYVERPTWLGAQKQAITLGDMGTERVSVRQGLALGDEVLLP; encoded by the coding sequence ATGAGTAGGCATTTAGGACTATCGCCAGCGCACTGGTGCGGGCTGCTTTGTGGGTTGATGCTCGGTGGTTGTGGCCAGCATGCGGTGACACAAGTAGAGGAAGGTGTATTAATACAGCAGGTAGAAGTCACTGGTGAGCTGGTTTCTGCAGATACGGTATCGATGAAGCCTCCAGCTATTAGTCGAGTGTGGCAATACCAAGTTAAACAATTAGCGCCAGAAGGCAGCGCGGTGGCTAAAGGTGATGTGGTTGCTAGGCTTGATACGTCAGAGCTGACCCAGCGACTATCTGTTAGCGCTGCGCAGTTAGCGGCGACGAAACAAGATATTGAAACCTCTAAGTTACGTAATGCAAAGCGGTTGGAGCAGCTGAAGTTAGACTTAGCCGAGGCGAAGATGAATGCTGAAAAAGCGGAGCGCAAATTTAAACTATCCGATGAAACGGTGGCATTGATTGAAAAAGAAAAATATCAACGTGATGCTGAAATCGCGAAAGATAGAGTTGGATTAATTATCAATAAAATCGCTTTAGAGTCAAAAGGTGCTGAGCAGCGACAAGCCATGCTGGCAGGTGATGAACAGAAGTTTGCCTCAGAAGTTGCAGCGCTAGAATCGGGGATAGCTTCTATGACGCTTAAAGCACCGAGAGCTGGAATGGTGGTTTACGGTAACGATCCTCAAGGTAATAAGATTAAGGAAGGTCAATCAGTCTTCGCAGGTGATGCCGTGCTATCGATACCCGATCTGTCACATATGCAAGTTAACATGACGGTGCCAGAGGTTGAAGCTCAACGAGTCAAGCTCGGACAAGCGATAAAAATTCGTCTCGATGCCAATCCAGAGCGAGTCTTTCATGGAAAGATTGTTGAATTAGGCGCAGTGTTTCGCAACAAAAATCAAGAAGTCCCTTTGGTGGTGTTTGATGCTGTTGCCAGTATTGATGACCCCGACAGCGAATTAATGCGACCGGGAATGACAGCAAAAATTGCTATCGACATTGCCAAAGATACGCCTTCTCTCTTGGTTGCTACAGAAGCGGTCTCATTTGAAGCAGGGCAGGCCTATGTAGAGCGCCCCACTTGGCTTGGCGCTCAAAAGCAAGCAATAACACTAGGCGATATGGGAACTGAGCGAGTTTCAGTTCGCCAAGGATTAGCCTTGGGTGATGAGGTATTACTGCCATGA
- a CDS encoding efflux RND transporter periplasmic adaptor subunit, giving the protein MIRVHSIGKLLIIVSSLMLVACSQQQGDGVLTMEVTRANFNVEIPATGELEASQSTAVTVPNGLRGPQSLAWILDNFTPVKSGDVVAKMDPTRQRYKLEVEKFDFNRLSLDSDMQQQKDKTISQELQAGTQITTKEKDLAERFFSEDERVYTKIEIIEQMRNQDYLGAKMEYFDWGLAQHDAQAQAEQQLIKLKQGGYQAKIDRYKNNLSQMEILAPHDGLFVYQTGWDGAMPVVGDMMWSGFTIGTLPDTSVMQAKLFVLESEAAGLSVGKSATVYLDAYPDMPFRGKVTQVDALAKPKEKDSPVNYFQFTVSLDKTLVDIMQPGRQLSAQVHALSLTDVVTIPNQALFQKEGLYWVYLKTSEGFIKQSVTPGQRSIDSTEIVNGLTKGDVIALTTPPKRSRI; this is encoded by the coding sequence ATGATTAGAGTTCATTCAATCGGTAAATTGCTGATAATCGTTAGCAGCTTGATGCTGGTGGCTTGCAGTCAACAGCAAGGCGATGGGGTGCTGACTATGGAGGTGACACGTGCCAATTTTAATGTTGAAATCCCTGCAACTGGCGAGTTAGAGGCAAGTCAATCCACCGCCGTTACTGTGCCCAATGGACTGAGAGGTCCGCAATCCCTCGCATGGATCCTTGATAATTTTACTCCGGTAAAAAGCGGTGATGTGGTTGCAAAAATGGATCCGACACGGCAGCGTTATAAGCTTGAAGTTGAAAAGTTTGATTTTAATCGACTCAGTCTCGATAGTGACATGCAGCAACAAAAAGATAAGACCATTAGCCAAGAGTTGCAGGCAGGAACACAGATCACCACTAAAGAGAAAGATCTCGCTGAACGATTTTTCAGTGAAGATGAACGGGTTTATACCAAAATAGAGATCATTGAGCAGATGCGAAACCAGGATTATCTTGGGGCGAAAATGGAGTATTTCGATTGGGGACTCGCGCAGCATGATGCCCAAGCACAAGCGGAGCAGCAGCTAATTAAACTCAAGCAAGGCGGTTACCAAGCGAAAATCGATCGTTACAAGAATAACCTAAGCCAGATGGAGATCTTAGCTCCCCACGATGGCTTATTTGTTTATCAAACGGGTTGGGATGGTGCAATGCCCGTTGTGGGGGACATGATGTGGTCGGGCTTTACCATAGGGACATTGCCAGATACCTCTGTCATGCAGGCAAAGCTGTTTGTGCTTGAGTCTGAGGCCGCAGGGTTGTCGGTTGGCAAGTCTGCAACGGTCTATCTTGATGCTTATCCAGATATGCCTTTTCGCGGCAAGGTTACTCAGGTCGATGCGCTAGCCAAGCCAAAAGAGAAAGACAGCCCAGTTAACTATTTTCAATTTACGGTGAGTTTAGATAAAACCCTTGTCGATATTATGCAGCCTGGCCGTCAACTCAGTGCTCAAGTACACGCCTTGTCGTTAACCGATGTGGTGACTATTCCCAATCAAGCACTCTTTCAGAAAGAGGGGCTGTATTGGGTGTACTTGAAAACCAGCGAAGGATTTATCAAGCAGAGCGTGACGCCGGGTCAACGCAGTATCGACAGCACTGAAATTGTAAATGGCTTAACGAAAGGCGACGTTATCGCATTAACGACACCACCTAAAAGGAGTCGTATATGA
- a CDS encoding ABC transporter permease has protein sequence MKDYGVIGRYIEGIVQAFDEMRHHKLRTALTLLGMIFGVGAVIAMLSVGEGAEREALKMIESMGVRNIVVNARSSDGEALKSIREHSVGLSLRDVQSAAGTLPFVDDWSAQKQVKTFSLFSREGRSDAMVMGVTPSYFALSAFNLAKGRALSTDDQSHYRQVAVLGPEAARSLFPQGQPVGGLVKVNHQWFEVVGVLSEGEQAQSKIQGVKLGGERNQVFIPLATALKKMNFKSLEDELDSIKLAIASEVEPSLAAKSLGHLFARRHGGEKDYEIVVPADLLAQHQKTQQIFNIVMACVAGISLLVGGIGIMNIMLATIMERTGEIGLLRALGARRKDIARQFLIESIAISATGGLIGIVVGLLLAMVISTAAGWPVAWSPFAILLALGVCMTIGIGFGLYPAQKAARLDPIVALQRD, from the coding sequence ATGAAGGACTACGGTGTGATTGGGCGATATATTGAAGGTATAGTTCAGGCCTTTGATGAGATGCGTCATCATAAATTACGCACAGCATTGACCCTACTCGGAATGATATTTGGTGTTGGTGCGGTTATCGCTATGCTCAGTGTTGGAGAGGGCGCAGAGCGCGAAGCGTTGAAGATGATCGAGTCTATGGGGGTGCGTAATATTGTGGTCAACGCTCGTAGCAGCGATGGCGAAGCCCTTAAATCGATTCGAGAGCACAGTGTTGGTTTGAGTTTACGTGATGTGCAGAGCGCCGCGGGAACCTTGCCATTTGTCGACGACTGGAGCGCCCAAAAACAGGTTAAAACGTTTAGCTTATTTAGTCGTGAAGGGCGCAGCGATGCGATGGTGATGGGGGTGACCCCAAGCTACTTTGCATTAAGTGCGTTTAATCTTGCTAAGGGGCGAGCACTCTCCACAGACGATCAATCTCATTACCGTCAAGTTGCAGTATTGGGGCCAGAAGCTGCGCGTAGTCTTTTTCCCCAAGGTCAGCCTGTTGGAGGATTAGTTAAAGTTAACCATCAATGGTTTGAAGTCGTTGGTGTGTTATCGGAAGGCGAGCAGGCGCAATCGAAAATTCAGGGAGTGAAATTAGGCGGTGAACGCAATCAAGTCTTTATTCCGTTAGCGACAGCGCTGAAGAAAATGAACTTTAAAAGTTTAGAAGATGAGCTTGACTCGATAAAGTTGGCTATTGCGTCAGAGGTTGAACCCTCTTTGGCTGCAAAGAGTTTAGGCCATCTGTTTGCACGCAGACACGGCGGAGAGAAAGATTACGAGATAGTGGTTCCTGCTGACTTATTAGCTCAGCACCAGAAGACCCAGCAGATCTTCAATATTGTTATGGCCTGTGTAGCGGGCATTTCATTATTGGTCGGTGGCATTGGGATCATGAATATTATGCTAGCAACCATAATGGAACGCACCGGTGAAATCGGCTTGCTACGGGCACTAGGCGCGAGACGTAAAGATATTGCGCGACAGTTTTTAATTGAGAGTATCGCTATTTCTGCTACAGGTGGCTTGATAGGTATCGTGGTGGGGTTATTGCTTGCGATGGTGATCTCGACTGCTGCCGGGTGGCCTGTGGCTTGGTCGCCATTTGCAATATTGCTCGCGCTTGGGGTTTGTATGACCATCGGGATTGGTTTTGGGCTTTATCCTGCTCAGAAAGCGGCGCGTTTAGATCCTATCGTTGCACTGCAACGGGATTGA